In Dysidea avara chromosome 3, odDysAvar1.4, whole genome shotgun sequence, a single window of DNA contains:
- the LOC136248806 gene encoding golgin subfamily A member 4-like isoform X2: MFKNLKEKKLGDKASVKPRTPSHQKGSVQNSTDEISGDAKSPMKSSVSNDDHTDKETSSVGSQEPVAVTAPVVSTHKESSVKTSSKASPVPESTPEPSTNGTPQGSVSSPSPIASDLESFSREDLVSMVKKQRQVAMRYKSRFTDVMEECKKLQQENDKLQITLLEAQDKSARRVAELKETQDMVNQSKAHMEELFRQQLEEKEEKIKVQDTQIKLLKEAMQQHAEKANEDKAKDKVVVELEGRVAKLEGFLKSAKKKVTQVITEKAQLEKELQEKTSQSEATDGNASEQFSQIAEELRIAKDTITNLETERTTAKQEHDKEVTVVNAQLEETRSQLDSLKLQEGSLRSELASKEEKFQSEIDSLNHQLQKVTEDKKSEHAIEMEELQKSNSAQVNELNRKLDEHRGAHDAKVSNLEAAHAETLKALTGENASLLNNVSQLDSEKAAALEKVATISKILEEKETAFQESLQSAKRNEKVAKESLRHEHEEKVQSLTTELEAKFQVQQDEVVRQLKTAHEQEKADLASQLDGLQQELDKQVNQVSTFKADIFAKEKQLTEVTAQFASSQKELDAKCVEVSTLQEQNSTQLSELEHRLTEHHSTDLAAVKEDYVAKLHALEQREVSRCQQLEQDKQTEIEQLKEEMKHTLAQKETLFQQSQEEIETRFTEEKLQQGRAMDLLREENQALEKQVSSLRDEVAAVSSGQVEQFTKVTQELHSQLEQAQQQYHTSQEALSMMESQVAELKTQSEFLQKSHKSELESVQNEKASLEQRLKELDIQQHSLTEELQDLKQSSEAERSLMMSQHAKEIEQLQSEHGDTIKQLKKTFEDTKAELKSSFKKAFEEETAKLKSSLTAEHDEVRRLAEEKVTQVSEQQQQQLQALQDENAKLQQAIEKEKSDATTAVSETKRELSNLTEEYQTRIAQLEKNLTDAQIDKETALSELEQAHAQAVQSLEEEWRTKFQDKEQSSAKEVEEQVAKLNEELSKLSQERDSFAEQVEQVKDSSAQTVVELEEKVKTMSAQMESLLKSKEQELADLQAQLRTKESSVSELQSSLAVKDSELGSMVNREQVSQLEKEVASYQSDKATMAEQLQLQEQQLAKLLQTLDQQKQEMEADKQQTVKTLKEGFVTEFREKMTELKKKKDAKIAELTKRVEEAAKEQEEMTAKLEAAENSLQSVGTQHAGTVQVIKAQHEAAVQETASQLQSHMDEMSSNHKEQLKQLQDTVNAKDSEVTELKQSAIALQSNITELTDQLQQKEMEYVQTLDGLKESHAQEIAQVQQSMEESMTEERQKLDQLTQQHNTSLEEVCSDKDSAIDTVKQELAQQKEKFVELKKKAEAKLQELKRQLEAKSSELQKVDQEKSTKISELTLELSLKEETLATLGKEKLEATESVTAKHHEELSQIINNHQLEMEANQQQLQAKMDSTVAQLEDRLKKAAQEKETALASLQSSHEQALEAVQVEWRTKFEEREMSSSKKVEEQVTKLNDELSKVSRERDIYAKQVEQAKSSSTQSALELEEKIKTVKAQTEALLLRKEQEFADLHVQLRTKENSLKEFQALLALRDTDVEELTGKLAELESQVETRKAEIKKKAETKVAGMRKQFNTQLEQVTKGHEAEITDMKQNEEDLKVTITNLQSDLAEREESLRNMEKSFSDEKSSFEDQNRSLNEQLQSLQQQILSRDETNRAQQLEVEQQQQQSVEQFGKEQEQLTSRLQECEHELEEKKSMEAQLREQLASYEKQVTDLTQQKQEADENTSQLEKKLEKASSVLKQRTASLKKDNEAIANEWEGKMQEALMVAQQERQTLLQQHKSQVAAITAEVETSQRTIAQLQEDYKAVQAECVELKEQLASKEGQDAKISLLEEKVLALTSEQQAVLAELEHEAERKVTAMREESDSALQEKEGKQKEKMVALQAQFSEERAKLEAAMLDKEQNIQQELSNVKLMLEASKLEAQSAQEQLAAERSRIEQLQKESSAEMAHVESQQSLEQALAEKEVAVESVRQAHATELAELKQFYENDLEQLRAEVASLTAARSSDKKKDSMLKEYQKTLSSNEKERLKLVEDIRSLQEQLEVLGAQNDEHLRSITELQQIKTDHSIQSTPIKSPTTPTMDTPSKYITLAAEPHGQEFEYFKNVLYNYMMGKESKHLVKAIASLARFSPDQTKKVLHKAAAL; this comes from the exons ATGTTTAAGAACTTGAAAGAGAAAAAACTTGGCGATAAAGCCAGTGTTAAGCCGAGGACTCCATCTCACCAAAAGGGATCGGTACAGAATTCCACGGATGAGATTTCGGGGGACGCTAAAAGTCCTATGAAGTCTTCGGTATCTAATGACGACCACACTGACAAAGAAACATCGTCTGTAGGTAGCCAGGAACCAGTGGCTGTCACAGCACCTGTTGTTTCTACCCATAAGGAGTCTAGCGTGAAGACGAGTAGTAAG GCATCTCCTGTGCCTGAGTCTACTCCAGAACCGAGTACCAATGGTACTCCACAGGGCTCAGTTAGTAGTCCTAGTCCTATTGCTTCAGACTTAGAGTCATTCTCACGTGAAGACCTGGTTTCTATGGTGAAGAAACAAAGACAGGTAGCGATGCGGTACAAGAGCCGTTTCACGGATGTTATGGAAGAGTGTAAGAAACTGCAACAAGAGAACGACAAGTTGCAGATAACTCTTCTGGAGGCTCAAGACAAGTCAGCTCGACGTGTCGCAGAGCTGAAGGAGACACAGGACATGGTAAACCAATCTAAGGCTCACATGGAAGAGCTGTTCCGACAACAACTGGAGGAGAAGGAAGAGAAAATTAAGGTACAAGACACTCAAATCAAGCTGCTGAAGGAGGCAATGCAGCAACATGCTGAAAAG GCCAATGAGGATAAAGCAAAGGACAAGGTGGTGGTAGAGTTGGAGGGAAGGGTAGCGAAATTGGAGGGAtttctcaagtcagccaagaaGAAAGTGACTCAGGTTATCACCGAGAAAGCTCAACTTGAGAAAGAACTACAAGAGAAG ACTTCTCAAAGTGAAGCTACTGATGGAAATGCTAGCGAACAATTTTCGCAGATTGCAGAAGAACTCCGTATTGCTAAGGACACCATCACCAACCTTGAGACTGAGCGCACAACAGCTAAGCAAGAGCATGACAAAGAAGTGACAGTGGTGAACGCTCAATTGGAAGAGACGCGTTCACAACTTGACAGTTTGAAATTGCAAGAGGGTTCTCTTAGATCTGAGCTAGCTAGCAAGGAAGAGAAATTCCAATCTGAAATTGACTCTCTCAAtcatcagctacaaaaagttacaGAAGATAAGAAATCTGAACATGCTATTGAAATGGAAGAACTACAGAAATCAAATTCTGCTCAAGTTAATGAATTGAATAGAAAGCTTGACGAGCACAGAGGTGCCCATGATGCAAAGGTGTCAAATTTAGAGGCAGCACATGCAGAGACTCTGAAAGCTTTGACAGGAGAAAATGCTTCATTGTTGAATAATGTAAGCCAATTGGACTCTGAGAAGGCAGCAGCTTTGGAGAAGGTTGCAACTATTTCTAAAATTCTTGAAGAGAAAGAGACTGCATTTCAAGAGTCACTGCAAtcagcaaagagaaatgaaAAGGTTGCTAAGGAATCACTGCGACATGAGCACGAAGAAAAGGTGCAATCATTAACTACAGAGTTGGAGGCAAAGTTTCAAGTCCAACAGGATGAAGTAGTTCGACAACTGAAGACTGCTCATGAACAAGAGAAAGCTGACTTAGCTTCTCAGCTAGATGGGTTACAACAAGAACTAGATAAACAGGTTAATCAGGTATCAACTTTTAAAGCTGACATTTTTGCTAAAGAGAAGCAACTTACTGAGGTGACGGCCCAGTTTGCTTCATCTCAGAAAGAATTAGATGCAAAATGTGTGGAAGTTTCTACTCTACAGGAGCAGAATAGTACACAATTGTCTGAGCTAGAGCACCGATTAACTGAGCATCACTCCACTGATTTAGCAGCAGTGAAGGAGGACTATGTAGCTAAGTTACATGCTCTGGAACAGAGGGAAGTGTCAAGGTGCCAACAATTGGAGCAGGACAAGCAGACAGAAATCGAGCAACTTAAGGAGGAAATGAAACACACTTTAGCACAGAAGGAGACTTTATTCCAGCAATCCCAGGAAGAAATAGAAACACGTTTTACTGAGGAGAAGCTACAGCAGGGCAGAGCAATGGATCTTCTGAGGGAGGAGAACCAAGCCCTGGAGAAACAGGTGTCATCCTTGAGGGATGAAGTGGCAGCTGTTAGTAGCGGACAGGTAGAACAGTTCACCAAGGTGACACAAGAGCTTCACTCTCAATTAGAACAGGCACAGCAACAGTACCACACTTCTCAAGAAGCTTTATCCATGATGGAATCACAGGTGGCTGAGCTGAAGACTCAAAGTGAATTCCTACAGAAGTCCCATAAGTCTGAGTTGGAGTCTGTTCAAAATGAGAAAGCTTCCTTAGAGCAAAGATTAAAAGAGTTGGACATTCAGCAACATTCTTTGACAGAAGAACTGCAGGACTTAAAACAATCCAGTGAAGCAGAGAGGTCACTTATGATGAGCCAACATGCTAAAGAGATTGAACAGCTACAAAGTGAACATGGAGACACAATAAAACAGCTTAAGAAAACATTTGAGGACACAAAGGCTGAGTTAAAGAGTTCCTTTAAGAAAGCTTTTGAAGAGGAGACAGCCAAGCTTAAAAGTTCCCTTACTGCTGAGCACGATGAGGTACGTCGACTAGCAGAAGAGAAGGTTACACAGGTTAgcgagcagcagcagcaacagctgcAAGCCTTGCAGGATGAAAATGCAAAACTGCAACAAGCGATTGAAAAAGAGAAATCTGATGCGACCACAGCTGTTAGTGAGACCAAGAGGGAATTGAGTAATTTGACTGAAGAATACCAAACTCGTATTGCTCAGCTGGAGAAGAACTTGACTGATGCTCAGATTGATAAAGAGACTGCTCTCTCTGAGTTGGAGCAAGCTCATGCTCAAGCTGTACAATCTCTCGAGGAAGAGTGGAGGACAAAATTTCAAGATAAAGAACAATCTAGTGCTAAGGAAGTAGAGGAACAGGTGGCTAAACTGAATGAAGAGCTCTCCAAATTGTCACAGGAGAGAGACAGTTTTGCTGAACAAGTGGAGCAAGTGAAAGACTCCTCTGCACAAACTGTTGTTGAGTTAGAGGAAAAGGTTAAAACTATGAGTGCTCAAATGGAATCGCTACTGAAGAGTAAGGAACAAGAGTTAGCTGATCTCCAAGCACAACTGAGGACCAAGGAAAGCTCAGTTAGTGAACTACAGTCTTCATTGGCAGTTAAAGATAGTGAGTTGGGCAGTATGGTTAACCGAGAGCAGGTCAGCCAACTTGAAAAAGAAGTTGCCTCTTATCAGTCAGATAAGGCTACAATGGCTGAACAACTGCAACTACAAGAGCAACAGTTAGCTAAACTGCTACAGACACTTGATCAACAAAAACAAGAAATGGAAGCTGACAAGCAGCAAACAGTGAAAACTCTTAAGGAAGGATTTGTGACAGAGTTCCGTGAGAAAATGACAGAGTTGAAGAAAAAGAAAGATGCAAAAATTGCTGAGCTTACTAAGAGAGTTGAAGAGGCTGCTAAGGAACAAGAAGAAATGACTGCAAAGTTGGAAGCTGCAGAGAATAGTTTACAATCTGTAGGTACTCAACATGCTGGTACTGTGCAGGTAATTAAAGCTCAACATGAAGCAGCCGTCCAAGAAACTGCCTCCCAACTTCAGTCACACATGGACGAGATGTCTTCCAATCATAAAGAACAATTGAAACAACTCCAAGACACTGTTAATGCAAAAGACAGTGAAGTAACTGAACTCAAGCAGTCAGCGATTGCTCTACAGAGCAATATTACAGAGCTAACTGACCAGTTGCAGCAGAAAGAAATGGAGTATGTTCAGACACTGGATGGGCTAAAAGAGAGTCACGCACAAGAGATTGCTCAGGTCCAGCAATCCATGGAAGAGTCAATGACTGAAGAGAGACAGAAACTTGATCAGTTGACTCAGCAGCACAACACATCACTGGAGGAAGTGTGTAGTGATAAGGACTCTGCCATTGATACTGTCAAACAAGAGTTGGCTCAGCAGAAAGAAAAGTTTGTGGAGCTAAAAAAGAAAGCTGAGGCCAAGCTGCAGGAACTGAAGAGGCAATTAGAAGCTAAGAGCTCTGAGCTTCAAAAAGTGGATCAAGAGAAATCCACTAAAATATCAGAACTAACATTGGAGCTGTCATTAAAAGAGGAGACGCTGGCTACACTGGGCAAAGAGAAATTAGAGGCAACAGAATCTGTGACTGCCAAGCATCATGAGGAGTTGTCTCAGATTATCAATAACCATCAATTAGAGATGGAGGCCAACCAGCAACAATTGCAGGCTAAGATGGACTCCACAGTAGCCCAGTTGGAGGATAGACTCAAAAAAGCTGCTCAAGAAAAAGAAACTGCTCTGGCTTCACTACAATCCTCTCATGAACAAGCACTGGAGGCTGTACAGGTGGAATGGAGGACAAAGTTTGAAGAGAGGGAAATGTCAAGTAGCAAGAAAGTGGAAGAGCAAGTGACTAAGTTGAATGACGAGTTATCCAAGGTGTCCCGGGAGAGGGACATTTATGCCAAACAAGTAGAGCAAGCAAAATCCTCTTCCACACAGAGTGCTCTTGAGCTGGAGGAGAAAATAAAGACTGTGAAGGCACAAACAGAGGCACTCCTTCTTCGTAAGGAACAAGAGTTTGCTGATCTTCATGTTCAGCTAAGAACCAAAGAAAACTCACTGAAAGAATTCCAGGCATTACTGGCACTAAGAGATACTGACGTTGAGGAGTTGACTGGTAAGTTGGCCGAGTTGGAATCCCAGGTTGAAACCAGAAAGGCTGAAATTAAGAAGAAGGCTGAGACCAAAGTTGCCGGAATGAGAAAGCAGTTTAATACTCAACTAGAGCAAGTTACCAAAGGCCATGAGGCAGAAATTACTGACATGAAACAAAACGAGGAAGATCTCAAAGTAACAATCACTAACTTACAAAGCGATCTTGCTGAGAGAGAAGAGAGTCTGAGAAATATGGAGAAAAGTTTCTCAGATGAGAAGTCATCATTTGAAGACCAGAATCGTTCCCTCAATGAGCAGCTGCAGTCTCTACAGCAACAGATACTCAGCAGAGATGAGACTAATAGGGCACAGCAGTTAGAAGTGGAGCAACAGCAGCAACAAAGTGTCGAGCAGTTTGGAAAGGAGCAAGAACAGTTGACAAGTAGACTACAAGAATGTGAGCATGAGTTGGAAGAAAAAAAGAGCATGGAGGCACAACTCAGAGAACAACTTGCTTCTTATGAAAAGCAAGTAACTGACTTGACTCAACAAAAACAGGAAGCTGATGAAAACACCTCACAGCTCGAGAAGAAGCTTGAGAAAGCATCAAGTGTTTTGAAGCAGCGGACTGCTTCCTTGAAGAAAGACAATGAGGCAATAGCCAATGAATGGGAAGGAAAGATGCAGGAGGCTCTGATGGTAGCTCAACAAGAAAGACAGACTTTACTGCAACAACACAAATCTCAGGTGGCTGCCATTACAGCTGAGGTTGAGACATCACAAAGAACAATAGCTCAACTACAAGAAGACTACAAAGCTGTACAGGCTGAGTGTGTGGAGCTAAAGGAACAGTTAGCATCTAAGGAGGGGCAAGATGCTAAAATTAGCTTACTGGAGGAGAAGGTTTTGGCGCTGACTTCAGAGCAGCAGGCGGTACTTGCTGAACTAGAACATGAAGCAGAAAGGAAAGTTACTGCCATGAGAGAAGAGAGTGACAGTGCACTGCAAGAAAAAGAAGGCAAACAGAAGGAAAAAATGGTTGCACTTCAGGCTCAGTTTAGTGAAGAGAGAGCCAAATTAGAGGCTGCCATGTTGGATAAAGAGCAGAATATTCAACAAGAATTGTCAAATGTTAAACTGATGTTGGAAGCTTCTAAACTCGAAGCACAGTCTGCTCAAGAGCAGCTTGCAGCAGAGAGAAGCAGAATAGAGCAACTACAGAAAGAGTCATCTGCTGAAATGGCTCATGTGGAGAGCCAGCAAAGCCTGGAGCAGGCACTGGCAGAGAAGGAAGTTGCTGTGGAATCTGTTAGGCAGGCTCATGCCACAGAGTTGGCAGAACTAAAACAGTTTTATGAGAATGATTTAGAGCAGTTACGAGCTGAGGTAGCTTCATTGACTGCAGCAAGAAGCAGTGACAAGAAGAAAGATTCCATGTTAAAGGAGTATCAGAAGACGTTGAGCTCCAATGAGAAGGAACGTTTAAAGCTCGTTGAAGATATTAGAAGCTTACAG GAACAGTTAGAAGTTTTGGGTGCTCAGAATGATGAACACTTAAGATCT ATTACTGAACTACAGCAGATCAAGACTGATCACAGCATTCAGTCAACTCCGATCAAATCCCCCACCACACCCACTATGGACACACCCTCCAAGTATATAACTCTGGCTGCAGAACCACATGGCCAGGAATTTGAA TATTTCAAGAATGTACTATATAACTACATGATGGGTAAAGAGAGTAAG CATTTGGTGAAGGCTATAGCATCCCTTGCACGCTTCTCTCCTGACCAGACAAAGAAAGTGCTACACAAAGCAGCagcactataa